A window from Podospora bellae-mahoneyi strain CBS 112042 chromosome 1 map unlocalized CBS112042p_1, whole genome shotgun sequence encodes these proteins:
- a CDS encoding uncharacterized protein (COG:U; EggNog:ENOG503P07Z): MTTTATTTPPPTMTLSYPNPSLSSMDGEDHPRASPASISSSMTVTNTAEQLEFEEEKLSEPPSKRPVMRQVLLTLVICLGLMFSCLDTSIVSTSLYRIAGDFQNTRDISWIILSYLLTYMSFAVGFSKLSDIYGRKAIMLAAWLLFTLGSIWCGWAGSMTQLIAGRAVQGVGGSGLYSLAQVCLVEQGPARPEVVGGLVGITLSVSFVLGPVMGGGISDGWWWRGVFWVNIPVGVLAMVGILTLWPWERMAFGRREEEYQHQGAKMGGFWHKIARVDFIGNTLLALASILLVFALQEAGRYVWRWDSPVIIWSLAISVVSFVLFGVWEWYLYRGGESGKVRIEGIFPVGLVKGRVYACVLVNTLLSGFVYIALVINIPERLQVAYFDSPLWAGVHLLPMLGCCAFGSFLGGLVSKKRDLTSHTLIIGSLVQVLGLGLTVGFDSRAGNKLPLGQLLGFTAVYGLGVGLSFASATIIAAVEARNEDLAAAQGAVAQARVFGGALGLAVGGILMNQRLKGELSGVLKGKGLEEVHKSLYGILRLGVDDRNRVVEVYVGGFGKMVWVFLGVAVVSAVVACGTWRGKGGEKTVVEVMEEHQVGRGGGGRKEREMELESASSVKSLMG; the protein is encoded by the exons atgacaacaacagcaacaacaacaccgccgccaacaaTGACACTCTCTtaccccaacccatccctgTCCTCGATGGATGGCGAGGACCACCCCCGGGCATCACCCGCTTCGATATCCTCCTCGATGACAGTAACCAACACCGCCGAACAACTAGAAtttgaagaggagaagcTATCAGAGCCGCCTTCAAAGAGACCAGTCATGCGTCAGGTCCTCTTAACTCTCGT AATCTGCCTAGGCCTAATGTTCTCCTGCCTCGACACCTCAATCGTCTCAACCTCTCTCTACAGAATAGCAGGCGATTTCCAAAACACGCGAGACATCTCCTGGATCATCCTCTCGTATCTCCTGACGTACATGTCCTTTGCCGTGGGGTTCTCCAAGCTATCCGACATTTACGGCCGCAAAGCAATTATGCTGGCGGCATGGCTGTTGTTTACTCTCGGGTCGATCTGGTGCGGCTGGGCGGGTTCAATGACGCAGTTGATTGCGGGGAGGGCGGTTcagggagtgggagggtcGGGGCTGTACTCGCTGGCGCAGGTTTGTCTTGTTGAGCAAGGACCGGCGAggccggaggtggtgggggggttggtggggatcACGTTGAGCGTGAGTTTTGTGCTTGGGCcggtgatgggaggggggataagtgatgggtggtggtggaggggggttttttGGGTCAATATACCGGTTGGGGTCTTGGCCATGGTGGGAATCTTGACTCTGTGGccgtgggagaggatggcgtttgggaggagggaggaggagtatcaACACCAGGGGGCCAAGATGGGGGGGTTCTGGCACAAGATCGCCAGGGTGGACTTTATTGGGAACACGCTGTTGGCGCTGGCGTCGATATTGCTGGTGTTTGCGCTGCAGGAAGCGGGGAGGTATGTCTGGCGGTGGGATAGCCCGGTCATAATATGGTCGTTGGCTATTTCGGTGGTGAGTTTTGTGTTGTTTGGAGTGTGGGAGTGGTATTTGTATCGAGGGGGAGAAAGCGGGAAGGTGAGGATTGAGGGGATATTTCCGGTTGGGTTGGTCAAGGGGAGGGTTTATGCTTGTGTTTTGGT CAACACGTTACTATCCGGGTTTGTCTACATCGCCCTCGTGATTAACATCCCCGAGAGGCTTCAGGTTGCATATTTTGACTCTCCGCTCTGGGCGGGGGTTCATTTGTTGCCTATGCTTGGATGTTGCGCCTTTGGAAGTTttcttggggggttggtttccAAGAAAAGGGACCTCACCTCTCATACATTAATCATTGGCAGCTTAGTCCAAGTTCTTGGACTGGGACTAACAGTCGGGTTTGACTCCCGCGCTGGAAACAAACTTCCCCTAGGGCAATTATTGGGGTTTACGGCTGTGTATGGACTAGGAGTTGGCTTGTCTTTTGCTAGCGCCACCATCATCGCTGCTGTGGAGGCAAGAAACGAGGATTTGGCTGCTGCGCAGGGGGCCGTGGCGCAGGCGAGGGTGTTTGGAGGCGCGCTGGGGTTGGCGGTAGGGGGGATATTGATGAATCAACGCCTTAAGGGGGAGTTGAGCGGGGTgctgaaggggaaggggttggaggaggtgcatAAGAGTTTGTATGGGATTTTGAGGCTGGGGGTCGATGATAGGAacagggtggtggaggtttaTGTGGGCGGTTTTGGGAAGATGGTGtgggtgtttttgggggtggcggttgtatcagctgttgttgcttgTGGGACTTggagagggaagggaggagagaagacggtggtggaggttatGGAAGAGCATCAGGTTGgcaggggaggtggtgggaggaaagagagggagatggaatTGGAGAGTGCGAGCAGTGTCAAAAGTTTGATGGGGTGA